Proteins encoded within one genomic window of Eurosta solidaginis isolate ZX-2024a chromosome 1, ASM4086904v1, whole genome shotgun sequence:
- the LOC137237612 gene encoding solute carrier family 35 member F4 isoform X3 — MTRDGEIPAIFNPKRVRAPSVVVTGDSPNAPYGGGFSNALNASNPQITHQDSISSSQQDPCEVITIHPDAREAATPVIGVHSGLRRGHSVVGGGSFVSSCGIGGVGTVGSSGVANKPDTPTMEEGVDCTEVRFHRLKACKESCCSELARKMYFGVCVTILVTASWVGATHCIKFLYLSRSTYNSITADDIDFDIDSTSNRAIEYDSASDIDEHDSNKLLGISDTAFSVTEIHEATKFFQVAEPNSPETTVFRAPFFAAWFFTNFSFLFFPIYVLGRVSLRKCDKPGEILGDVLRGFRDRGFTIGRFLNRCLSFCILWLVTTYLYTMSLRVLFATDAMALFATNVACVYLLSWVILHEQFVGVRIVAVILCDTGIALLAYMDGITESRTLSGVVLATLGAAGYAVFRVMFRKVMGDPPIGQIAFAFTTLGFLNALLLWPVCVALYLAGYESMPSDRMPWIILLIASILLLVFHILMQFSAAVTYNMFVTLGLITAVPVSGALDVVLYGATFAGMKLAGVILISVGFFLVMFPENWPDYITRLLRNIILLGHNARWGRGPRHGSLTGQHPTIIDYRTGYIRSHLRSPSGRVR; from the exons ATGACGCGTGACGGAGAAATACCTGCCATATTCAATCCAAAACGGGTGCGTGCACCATCCGTCGTGGTTACTGGTGACTCACCAAATGCACCATATGGAGGTGGTTTCAGTAATGCGCTCAATGCCAGTAATCCACAAATTACCCACCAAGACTCAATATCTTCGAGTCAACAGGATCCGTGTGAAGTTATAACAATACATCCAGATGCACGTGAAGCAGCGACGCCGGTTATCGGTGTACATTCAGGCCTACGGCGCGGGCACAGCGTTGTTGGTGGCGGTAGTTTTGTCAGTAGTTGTGGTATAGGCGGTGTCGGTACAGTGGGGTCAAGTGGTGTTGCAAATAAACCAGATACGCCGACTATGGAGGAGGGTGTGGATTGTACTGAAGTAAGGTTTCATCGTTTAAAAGCTTGTAAAGAGTCTTGTTGTTCCGAATTGGCGCGAAAG ATGTATTTTGGTGTTTGCGTTACCATACTCGTCACCGCGTCATGGGTTGGTGCGACGCATTGCAtcaaatttctatatttaagtCGCAGCACTTATAACAGTATTACAGCAGATGATATCGATTTCGACATCGATAGCACTTCCAATCGTGCCATTGAATATGATTCGGCAAGCGATATAGATGAACATGATTCGAATAAATTGCTAGGTATTAGCGATACAGCGTTCAGCGTAACAGAGATACACGAGGCCACGAAGTTTTTCCAAGTCGCAGAACCAAATTCACCAGAAACGACAGTATTTCGAGCGCCATTCTTCGCCGCTTGGTTTTTCACaaacttttcatttcttttctttcctatcTATGTGCTGGGACGGGTTTCTTTGCGCAAATGTGATAAACCAGGTGAAATACTGGGTGATGTTTTACGTGGTTTTCGAGATCGTGGTTTTACAATTG GTCGCTTTCTCAATCGCTGCCTCTCTTTTTGCATACTTTGGCTGGTTACCACCTATTTATATACGATGTCTTTGCGCGTGTTATTCGCCACCGATGCTATGGCGCTATTCGCAACCAATGTCGCTTGCGTATATTTGCTGTCGTGGGTCATTCTGCATGAACAATTTGTAGGCGTGCGG ATTGTTGCGGTTATTCTATGTGACACGGGTATTGCGCTGCTCGCCTATATGGATGGAATTACGGAAAGTCGCACGTTGAGTGGTGTTGTATTGGCAACATTGGGCGCTGCGGGTTATGCTGTCTTCAGG GTTATGTTCCGTAAAGTAATGGGTGATCCTCCAATCGGTCAAATTGCATTTGCTTTCACTACGCTCGGTTTCCTCAATGCATTGTTACTGTGGCCCGTTTGTGTTGCTTTATATCTGGCAGGTTATGAAAGTATGCCATCTGATCGTATGCCATGGATTATATTATTAATTGCTAGTATTTTGTTATTGG TTTTCCATATACTCATGCAATTTAGCGCAGCTGTCACTTATAACATGTTCGTAACGTTGGGTCTAATTACGGCGGTTCCCGTTTCAGGAG CTTTGGATGTTGTACTTTATGGCGCTACATTTGCAGGCATGAAATTGGCTGGTGTTATACTAATTTCTGTGGGATTTTTCCTTGTTATGTTTCCCGAAAATTGGCCAGACTACATAACACGCTTGCTGAG
- the LOC137237612 gene encoding solute carrier family 35 member F3 isoform X7, whose amino-acid sequence MTRDGEIPAIFNPKRVRAPSVVVTGDSPNAPYGGGFSNALNASNPQITHQDSISSSQQDPCEVITIHPDAREAATPVIGVHSGLRRGHSVVGGGSFVSSCGIGGVGTVGSSGVANKPDTPTMEEGVDCTEVRFHRLKACKESCCSELARKMYFGVCVTILVTASWVGATHCIKFLYLSRSTYNSITADDIDFDIDSTSNRAIEYDSASDIDEHDSNKLLGISDTAFSVTEIHEATKFFQVAEPNSPETTVFRAPFFAAWFFTNFSFLFFPIYVLGRVSLRKCDKPGEILGDVLRGFRDRGFTIGRFLNRCLSFCILWLVTTYLYTMSLRVLFATDAMALFATNVACVYLLSWVILHEQFVGVRIVAVILCDTGIALLAYMDGITESRTLSGVVLATLGAAGYAVFRVMFRKVMGDPPIGQIAFAFTTLGFLNALLLWPVCVALYLAGYESMPSDRMPWIILLIASILLLVFHILMQFSAAVTYNMFVTLGLITAVPVSGALDVVLYGATFAGMKLAGVILISVGFFLVMFPENWPDYITRLLRNIILLGHNARYTNYYPGTNLQIFY is encoded by the exons ATGACGCGTGACGGAGAAATACCTGCCATATTCAATCCAAAACGGGTGCGTGCACCATCCGTCGTGGTTACTGGTGACTCACCAAATGCACCATATGGAGGTGGTTTCAGTAATGCGCTCAATGCCAGTAATCCACAAATTACCCACCAAGACTCAATATCTTCGAGTCAACAGGATCCGTGTGAAGTTATAACAATACATCCAGATGCACGTGAAGCAGCGACGCCGGTTATCGGTGTACATTCAGGCCTACGGCGCGGGCACAGCGTTGTTGGTGGCGGTAGTTTTGTCAGTAGTTGTGGTATAGGCGGTGTCGGTACAGTGGGGTCAAGTGGTGTTGCAAATAAACCAGATACGCCGACTATGGAGGAGGGTGTGGATTGTACTGAAGTAAGGTTTCATCGTTTAAAAGCTTGTAAAGAGTCTTGTTGTTCCGAATTGGCGCGAAAG ATGTATTTTGGTGTTTGCGTTACCATACTCGTCACCGCGTCATGGGTTGGTGCGACGCATTGCAtcaaatttctatatttaagtCGCAGCACTTATAACAGTATTACAGCAGATGATATCGATTTCGACATCGATAGCACTTCCAATCGTGCCATTGAATATGATTCGGCAAGCGATATAGATGAACATGATTCGAATAAATTGCTAGGTATTAGCGATACAGCGTTCAGCGTAACAGAGATACACGAGGCCACGAAGTTTTTCCAAGTCGCAGAACCAAATTCACCAGAAACGACAGTATTTCGAGCGCCATTCTTCGCCGCTTGGTTTTTCACaaacttttcatttcttttctttcctatcTATGTGCTGGGACGGGTTTCTTTGCGCAAATGTGATAAACCAGGTGAAATACTGGGTGATGTTTTACGTGGTTTTCGAGATCGTGGTTTTACAATTG GTCGCTTTCTCAATCGCTGCCTCTCTTTTTGCATACTTTGGCTGGTTACCACCTATTTATATACGATGTCTTTGCGCGTGTTATTCGCCACCGATGCTATGGCGCTATTCGCAACCAATGTCGCTTGCGTATATTTGCTGTCGTGGGTCATTCTGCATGAACAATTTGTAGGCGTGCGG ATTGTTGCGGTTATTCTATGTGACACGGGTATTGCGCTGCTCGCCTATATGGATGGAATTACGGAAAGTCGCACGTTGAGTGGTGTTGTATTGGCAACATTGGGCGCTGCGGGTTATGCTGTCTTCAGG GTTATGTTCCGTAAAGTAATGGGTGATCCTCCAATCGGTCAAATTGCATTTGCTTTCACTACGCTCGGTTTCCTCAATGCATTGTTACTGTGGCCCGTTTGTGTTGCTTTATATCTGGCAGGTTATGAAAGTATGCCATCTGATCGTATGCCATGGATTATATTATTAATTGCTAGTATTTTGTTATTGG TTTTCCATATACTCATGCAATTTAGCGCAGCTGTCACTTATAACATGTTCGTAACGTTGGGTCTAATTACGGCGGTTCCCGTTTCAGGAG CTTTGGATGTTGTACTTTATGGCGCTACATTTGCAGGCATGAAATTGGCTGGTGTTATACTAATTTCTGTGGGATTTTTCCTTGTTATGTTTCCCGAAAATTGGCCAGACTACATAACACGCTTGCTGAG
- the LOC137237612 gene encoding solute carrier family 35 member F3 isoform X6, whose amino-acid sequence MTRDGEIPAIFNPKRVRAPSVVVTGDSPNAPYGGGFSNALNASNPQITHQDSISSSQQDPCEVITIHPDAREAATPVIGVHSGLRRGHSVVGGGSFVSSCGIGGVGTVGSSGVANKPDTPTMEEGVDCTEVRFHRLKACKESCCSELARKMYFGVCVTILVTASWVGATHCIKFLYLSRSTYNSITADDIDFDIDSTSNRAIEYDSASDIDEHDSNKLLGISDTAFSVTEIHEATKFFQVAEPNSPETTVFRAPFFAAWFFTNFSFLFFPIYVLGRVSLRKCDKPGEILGDVLRGFRDRGFTIGRFLNRCLSFCILWLVTTYLYTMSLRVLFATDAMALFATNVACVYLLSWVILHEQFVGVRIVAVILCDTGIALLAYMDGITESRTLSGVVLATLGAAGYAVFRVMFRKVMGDPPIGQIAFAFTTLGFLNALLLWPVCVALYLAGYESMPSDRMPWIILLIASILLLVFHILMQFSAAVTYNMFVTLGLITAVPVSGALDVVLYGATFAGMKLAGVILISVGFFLVMFPENWPDYITRLLRNIILLGHNASRPDFCRRDVVVSSPPTR is encoded by the exons ATGACGCGTGACGGAGAAATACCTGCCATATTCAATCCAAAACGGGTGCGTGCACCATCCGTCGTGGTTACTGGTGACTCACCAAATGCACCATATGGAGGTGGTTTCAGTAATGCGCTCAATGCCAGTAATCCACAAATTACCCACCAAGACTCAATATCTTCGAGTCAACAGGATCCGTGTGAAGTTATAACAATACATCCAGATGCACGTGAAGCAGCGACGCCGGTTATCGGTGTACATTCAGGCCTACGGCGCGGGCACAGCGTTGTTGGTGGCGGTAGTTTTGTCAGTAGTTGTGGTATAGGCGGTGTCGGTACAGTGGGGTCAAGTGGTGTTGCAAATAAACCAGATACGCCGACTATGGAGGAGGGTGTGGATTGTACTGAAGTAAGGTTTCATCGTTTAAAAGCTTGTAAAGAGTCTTGTTGTTCCGAATTGGCGCGAAAG ATGTATTTTGGTGTTTGCGTTACCATACTCGTCACCGCGTCATGGGTTGGTGCGACGCATTGCAtcaaatttctatatttaagtCGCAGCACTTATAACAGTATTACAGCAGATGATATCGATTTCGACATCGATAGCACTTCCAATCGTGCCATTGAATATGATTCGGCAAGCGATATAGATGAACATGATTCGAATAAATTGCTAGGTATTAGCGATACAGCGTTCAGCGTAACAGAGATACACGAGGCCACGAAGTTTTTCCAAGTCGCAGAACCAAATTCACCAGAAACGACAGTATTTCGAGCGCCATTCTTCGCCGCTTGGTTTTTCACaaacttttcatttcttttctttcctatcTATGTGCTGGGACGGGTTTCTTTGCGCAAATGTGATAAACCAGGTGAAATACTGGGTGATGTTTTACGTGGTTTTCGAGATCGTGGTTTTACAATTG GTCGCTTTCTCAATCGCTGCCTCTCTTTTTGCATACTTTGGCTGGTTACCACCTATTTATATACGATGTCTTTGCGCGTGTTATTCGCCACCGATGCTATGGCGCTATTCGCAACCAATGTCGCTTGCGTATATTTGCTGTCGTGGGTCATTCTGCATGAACAATTTGTAGGCGTGCGG ATTGTTGCGGTTATTCTATGTGACACGGGTATTGCGCTGCTCGCCTATATGGATGGAATTACGGAAAGTCGCACGTTGAGTGGTGTTGTATTGGCAACATTGGGCGCTGCGGGTTATGCTGTCTTCAGG GTTATGTTCCGTAAAGTAATGGGTGATCCTCCAATCGGTCAAATTGCATTTGCTTTCACTACGCTCGGTTTCCTCAATGCATTGTTACTGTGGCCCGTTTGTGTTGCTTTATATCTGGCAGGTTATGAAAGTATGCCATCTGATCGTATGCCATGGATTATATTATTAATTGCTAGTATTTTGTTATTGG TTTTCCATATACTCATGCAATTTAGCGCAGCTGTCACTTATAACATGTTCGTAACGTTGGGTCTAATTACGGCGGTTCCCGTTTCAGGAG CTTTGGATGTTGTACTTTATGGCGCTACATTTGCAGGCATGAAATTGGCTGGTGTTATACTAATTTCTGTGGGATTTTTCCTTGTTATGTTTCCCGAAAATTGGCCAGACTACATAACACGCTTGCTGAG
- the LOC137237612 gene encoding solute carrier family 35 member F3 isoform X5: protein MTRDGEIPAIFNPKRVRAPSVVVTGDSPNAPYGGGFSNALNASNPQITHQDSISSSQQDPCEVITIHPDAREAATPVIGVHSGLRRGHSVVGGGSFVSSCGIGGVGTVGSSGVANKPDTPTMEEGVDCTEVRFHRLKACKESCCSELARKMYFGVCVTILVTASWVGATHCIKFLYLSRSTYNSITADDIDFDIDSTSNRAIEYDSASDIDEHDSNKLLGISDTAFSVTEIHEATKFFQVAEPNSPETTVFRAPFFAAWFFTNFSFLFFPIYVLGRVSLRKCDKPGEILGDVLRGFRDRGFTIGRFLNRCLSFCILWLVTTYLYTMSLRVLFATDAMALFATNVACVYLLSWVILHEQFVGVRIVAVILCDTGIALLAYMDGITESRTLSGVVLATLGAAGYAVFRVMFRKVMGDPPIGQIAFAFTTLGFLNALLLWPVCVALYLAGYESMPSDRMPWIILLIASILLLVFHILMQFSAAVTYNMFVTLGLITAVPVSGALDVVLYGATFAGMKLAGVILISVGFFLVMFPENWPDYITRLLRNIILLGHNARYHQIYAYDCKLNQKFYTVNYNAFAE from the exons ATGACGCGTGACGGAGAAATACCTGCCATATTCAATCCAAAACGGGTGCGTGCACCATCCGTCGTGGTTACTGGTGACTCACCAAATGCACCATATGGAGGTGGTTTCAGTAATGCGCTCAATGCCAGTAATCCACAAATTACCCACCAAGACTCAATATCTTCGAGTCAACAGGATCCGTGTGAAGTTATAACAATACATCCAGATGCACGTGAAGCAGCGACGCCGGTTATCGGTGTACATTCAGGCCTACGGCGCGGGCACAGCGTTGTTGGTGGCGGTAGTTTTGTCAGTAGTTGTGGTATAGGCGGTGTCGGTACAGTGGGGTCAAGTGGTGTTGCAAATAAACCAGATACGCCGACTATGGAGGAGGGTGTGGATTGTACTGAAGTAAGGTTTCATCGTTTAAAAGCTTGTAAAGAGTCTTGTTGTTCCGAATTGGCGCGAAAG ATGTATTTTGGTGTTTGCGTTACCATACTCGTCACCGCGTCATGGGTTGGTGCGACGCATTGCAtcaaatttctatatttaagtCGCAGCACTTATAACAGTATTACAGCAGATGATATCGATTTCGACATCGATAGCACTTCCAATCGTGCCATTGAATATGATTCGGCAAGCGATATAGATGAACATGATTCGAATAAATTGCTAGGTATTAGCGATACAGCGTTCAGCGTAACAGAGATACACGAGGCCACGAAGTTTTTCCAAGTCGCAGAACCAAATTCACCAGAAACGACAGTATTTCGAGCGCCATTCTTCGCCGCTTGGTTTTTCACaaacttttcatttcttttctttcctatcTATGTGCTGGGACGGGTTTCTTTGCGCAAATGTGATAAACCAGGTGAAATACTGGGTGATGTTTTACGTGGTTTTCGAGATCGTGGTTTTACAATTG GTCGCTTTCTCAATCGCTGCCTCTCTTTTTGCATACTTTGGCTGGTTACCACCTATTTATATACGATGTCTTTGCGCGTGTTATTCGCCACCGATGCTATGGCGCTATTCGCAACCAATGTCGCTTGCGTATATTTGCTGTCGTGGGTCATTCTGCATGAACAATTTGTAGGCGTGCGG ATTGTTGCGGTTATTCTATGTGACACGGGTATTGCGCTGCTCGCCTATATGGATGGAATTACGGAAAGTCGCACGTTGAGTGGTGTTGTATTGGCAACATTGGGCGCTGCGGGTTATGCTGTCTTCAGG GTTATGTTCCGTAAAGTAATGGGTGATCCTCCAATCGGTCAAATTGCATTTGCTTTCACTACGCTCGGTTTCCTCAATGCATTGTTACTGTGGCCCGTTTGTGTTGCTTTATATCTGGCAGGTTATGAAAGTATGCCATCTGATCGTATGCCATGGATTATATTATTAATTGCTAGTATTTTGTTATTGG TTTTCCATATACTCATGCAATTTAGCGCAGCTGTCACTTATAACATGTTCGTAACGTTGGGTCTAATTACGGCGGTTCCCGTTTCAGGAG CTTTGGATGTTGTACTTTATGGCGCTACATTTGCAGGCATGAAATTGGCTGGTGTTATACTAATTTCTGTGGGATTTTTCCTTGTTATGTTTCCCGAAAATTGGCCAGACTACATAACACGCTTGCTGAG
- the LOC137237612 gene encoding solute carrier family 35 member F3 isoform X4: protein MTRDGEIPAIFNPKRVRAPSVVVTGDSPNAPYGGGFSNALNASNPQITHQDSISSSQQDPCEVITIHPDAREAATPVIGVHSGLRRGHSVVGGGSFVSSCGIGGVGTVGSSGVANKPDTPTMEEGVDCTEVRFHRLKACKESCCSELARKMYFGVCVTILVTASWVGATHCIKFLYLSRSTYNSITADDIDFDIDSTSNRAIEYDSASDIDEHDSNKLLGISDTAFSVTEIHEATKFFQVAEPNSPETTVFRAPFFAAWFFTNFSFLFFPIYVLGRVSLRKCDKPGEILGDVLRGFRDRGFTIGRFLNRCLSFCILWLVTTYLYTMSLRVLFATDAMALFATNVACVYLLSWVILHEQFVGVRIVAVILCDTGIALLAYMDGITESRTLSGVVLATLGAAGYAVFRVMFRKVMGDPPIGQIAFAFTTLGFLNALLLWPVCVALYLAGYESMPSDRMPWIILLIASILLLVFHILMQFSAAVTYNMFVTLGLITAVPVSGALDVVLYGATFAGMKLAGVILISVGFFLVMFPENWPDYITRLLRWGRGPRHGSLTGQHPTIIDYRTGYIRSHLRSPSGRVR from the exons ATGACGCGTGACGGAGAAATACCTGCCATATTCAATCCAAAACGGGTGCGTGCACCATCCGTCGTGGTTACTGGTGACTCACCAAATGCACCATATGGAGGTGGTTTCAGTAATGCGCTCAATGCCAGTAATCCACAAATTACCCACCAAGACTCAATATCTTCGAGTCAACAGGATCCGTGTGAAGTTATAACAATACATCCAGATGCACGTGAAGCAGCGACGCCGGTTATCGGTGTACATTCAGGCCTACGGCGCGGGCACAGCGTTGTTGGTGGCGGTAGTTTTGTCAGTAGTTGTGGTATAGGCGGTGTCGGTACAGTGGGGTCAAGTGGTGTTGCAAATAAACCAGATACGCCGACTATGGAGGAGGGTGTGGATTGTACTGAAGTAAGGTTTCATCGTTTAAAAGCTTGTAAAGAGTCTTGTTGTTCCGAATTGGCGCGAAAG ATGTATTTTGGTGTTTGCGTTACCATACTCGTCACCGCGTCATGGGTTGGTGCGACGCATTGCAtcaaatttctatatttaagtCGCAGCACTTATAACAGTATTACAGCAGATGATATCGATTTCGACATCGATAGCACTTCCAATCGTGCCATTGAATATGATTCGGCAAGCGATATAGATGAACATGATTCGAATAAATTGCTAGGTATTAGCGATACAGCGTTCAGCGTAACAGAGATACACGAGGCCACGAAGTTTTTCCAAGTCGCAGAACCAAATTCACCAGAAACGACAGTATTTCGAGCGCCATTCTTCGCCGCTTGGTTTTTCACaaacttttcatttcttttctttcctatcTATGTGCTGGGACGGGTTTCTTTGCGCAAATGTGATAAACCAGGTGAAATACTGGGTGATGTTTTACGTGGTTTTCGAGATCGTGGTTTTACAATTG GTCGCTTTCTCAATCGCTGCCTCTCTTTTTGCATACTTTGGCTGGTTACCACCTATTTATATACGATGTCTTTGCGCGTGTTATTCGCCACCGATGCTATGGCGCTATTCGCAACCAATGTCGCTTGCGTATATTTGCTGTCGTGGGTCATTCTGCATGAACAATTTGTAGGCGTGCGG ATTGTTGCGGTTATTCTATGTGACACGGGTATTGCGCTGCTCGCCTATATGGATGGAATTACGGAAAGTCGCACGTTGAGTGGTGTTGTATTGGCAACATTGGGCGCTGCGGGTTATGCTGTCTTCAGG GTTATGTTCCGTAAAGTAATGGGTGATCCTCCAATCGGTCAAATTGCATTTGCTTTCACTACGCTCGGTTTCCTCAATGCATTGTTACTGTGGCCCGTTTGTGTTGCTTTATATCTGGCAGGTTATGAAAGTATGCCATCTGATCGTATGCCATGGATTATATTATTAATTGCTAGTATTTTGTTATTGG TTTTCCATATACTCATGCAATTTAGCGCAGCTGTCACTTATAACATGTTCGTAACGTTGGGTCTAATTACGGCGGTTCCCGTTTCAGGAG CTTTGGATGTTGTACTTTATGGCGCTACATTTGCAGGCATGAAATTGGCTGGTGTTATACTAATTTCTGTGGGATTTTTCCTTGTTATGTTTCCCGAAAATTGGCCAGACTACATAACACGCTTGCTGAG
- the LOC137237612 gene encoding solute carrier family 35 member F4 isoform X2, which translates to MTRDGEIPAIFNPKRVRAPSVVVTGDSPNAPYGGGFSNALNASNPQITHQDSISSSQQDPCEVITIHPDAREAATPVIGVHSGLRRGHSVVGGGSFVSSCGIGGVGTVGSSGVANKPDTPTMEEGVDCTEVRFHRLKACKESCCSELARKMYFGVCVTILVTASWVGATHCIKFLYLSRSTYNSITADDIDFDIDSTSNRAIEYDSASDIDEHDSNKLLGISDTAFSVTEIHEATKFFQVAEPNSPETTVFRAPFFAAWFFTNFSFLFFPIYVLGRVSLRKCDKPGEILGDVLRGFRDRGFTIGRFLNRCLSFCILWLVTTYLYTMSLRVLFATDAMALFATNVACVYLLSWVILHEQFVGVRIVAVILCDTGIALLAYMDGITESRTLSGVVLATLGAAGYAVFRVMFRKVMGDPPIGQIAFAFTTLGFLNALLLWPVCVALYLAGYESMPSDRMPWIILLIASILLLVFHILMQFSAAVTYNMFVTLGLITAVPVSGALDVVLYGATFAGMKLAGVILISVGFFLVMFPENWPDYITRLLRKSGRAILRYQCCCELAEIHYPYAKYHLVGSQCEISSDIRVRLQIKSKILYGQL; encoded by the exons ATGACGCGTGACGGAGAAATACCTGCCATATTCAATCCAAAACGGGTGCGTGCACCATCCGTCGTGGTTACTGGTGACTCACCAAATGCACCATATGGAGGTGGTTTCAGTAATGCGCTCAATGCCAGTAATCCACAAATTACCCACCAAGACTCAATATCTTCGAGTCAACAGGATCCGTGTGAAGTTATAACAATACATCCAGATGCACGTGAAGCAGCGACGCCGGTTATCGGTGTACATTCAGGCCTACGGCGCGGGCACAGCGTTGTTGGTGGCGGTAGTTTTGTCAGTAGTTGTGGTATAGGCGGTGTCGGTACAGTGGGGTCAAGTGGTGTTGCAAATAAACCAGATACGCCGACTATGGAGGAGGGTGTGGATTGTACTGAAGTAAGGTTTCATCGTTTAAAAGCTTGTAAAGAGTCTTGTTGTTCCGAATTGGCGCGAAAG ATGTATTTTGGTGTTTGCGTTACCATACTCGTCACCGCGTCATGGGTTGGTGCGACGCATTGCAtcaaatttctatatttaagtCGCAGCACTTATAACAGTATTACAGCAGATGATATCGATTTCGACATCGATAGCACTTCCAATCGTGCCATTGAATATGATTCGGCAAGCGATATAGATGAACATGATTCGAATAAATTGCTAGGTATTAGCGATACAGCGTTCAGCGTAACAGAGATACACGAGGCCACGAAGTTTTTCCAAGTCGCAGAACCAAATTCACCAGAAACGACAGTATTTCGAGCGCCATTCTTCGCCGCTTGGTTTTTCACaaacttttcatttcttttctttcctatcTATGTGCTGGGACGGGTTTCTTTGCGCAAATGTGATAAACCAGGTGAAATACTGGGTGATGTTTTACGTGGTTTTCGAGATCGTGGTTTTACAATTG GTCGCTTTCTCAATCGCTGCCTCTCTTTTTGCATACTTTGGCTGGTTACCACCTATTTATATACGATGTCTTTGCGCGTGTTATTCGCCACCGATGCTATGGCGCTATTCGCAACCAATGTCGCTTGCGTATATTTGCTGTCGTGGGTCATTCTGCATGAACAATTTGTAGGCGTGCGG ATTGTTGCGGTTATTCTATGTGACACGGGTATTGCGCTGCTCGCCTATATGGATGGAATTACGGAAAGTCGCACGTTGAGTGGTGTTGTATTGGCAACATTGGGCGCTGCGGGTTATGCTGTCTTCAGG GTTATGTTCCGTAAAGTAATGGGTGATCCTCCAATCGGTCAAATTGCATTTGCTTTCACTACGCTCGGTTTCCTCAATGCATTGTTACTGTGGCCCGTTTGTGTTGCTTTATATCTGGCAGGTTATGAAAGTATGCCATCTGATCGTATGCCATGGATTATATTATTAATTGCTAGTATTTTGTTATTGG TTTTCCATATACTCATGCAATTTAGCGCAGCTGTCACTTATAACATGTTCGTAACGTTGGGTCTAATTACGGCGGTTCCCGTTTCAGGAG CTTTGGATGTTGTACTTTATGGCGCTACATTTGCAGGCATGAAATTGGCTGGTGTTATACTAATTTCTGTGGGATTTTTCCTTGTTATGTTTCCCGAAAATTGGCCAGACTACATAACACGCTTGCTGAG aaaaagtGGTCGTGCTATACTGCGTTACCAATGTTGTTGTGAATTAGCTGAAATTCATTATCCCTATGCG